The Theropithecus gelada isolate Dixy chromosome 11, Tgel_1.0, whole genome shotgun sequence genome includes a region encoding these proteins:
- the NR4A1 gene encoding nuclear receptor subfamily 4 group A member 1 isoform X2 gives MPCIQAQYGTPAPSPGPRDHLASDPLTPEFIKPTMDLASPEAAPAAPTALPSFSTFMDGYTGEFDTFLYQLPGTVQPCSSASSSASSTSSSSATSPASASFKFEDFQVYGCYPGPLSGPVDEALSSSGSDYYGSPCSAPSPSTPSFQPPQLSPWDGSFGHFSPSQTYEGLRAWTEQLPKASGPPQPPAFFSFSPPTGPSPSLAQSPLKLFPSQATHQLGEGESYSMPTAFPGLAPTSPHLEGSGILDAPVTSTKTRSGAPGGTEGRCAVCGDNASCQHYGVRTCEGCKGFFKRTVQKNAKYICLANKDCPVDKRRRNRCQFCRFQKCLAVGMVKEVVRTDSLKGRRGRLPSKPKQPPDASPANLLTSLVRAHLDSGPSTAKLDYSKFQELVLPRFGKEDAGDVQQFYDLLSGSLEVIRKWAEKIPGFAELSPADQDLLLESAFLELFILRLAYRSKPGEGKLIFCSGLVLHRLQCARGFGDWIDSILAFSRSLHSLVVDVPAFACLSALVLITDRHGLQEPRRVEELQNRIASCLKEHVAAVAGEPQPASCLSRLLGKLPELRTLCTQGLQRIFYLKLEDLVPPPPIIDKIFMDTLPF, from the exons ATGCCCTGTATCCAAGCCCAATATGGGACACCAGCACCGAGTCCAGGACCCCGTGACCACTTGGCAAGCGACCCCCTGACCCCTGAGTTCATCAAGCCCACCATGGACCTGGCCAGCCCTGAGGCGGCCCCCGCTGCCCCCACTGCCCTGCCCAGCTTCAGCACCTTCATGGACGGCTACACAGGAGAGTTTGACACCTTCCTCTACCAGCTGCCGGGAACAGTCCAGCCAtgctcctcagcctcctcctcggcctcctccaCATCCTCGTCCTCAGCCacctcccctgcctctgcctccttcaAATTCGAGGACTTCCAGGTGTACGGCTGCTACCCCGGCCCCCTGAGCGGCCCAGTGGATGAGGCCCTGTCCTCCAGTGGCTCTGACTACTATGGCAGCCCCTGCTCAGCCCCATCACCGTCCACGCCCAGCTTCCAGCCGCCCCAGCTCTCTCCCTGGGATGGCTCATTCGGCCACTTCTCGCCCAGCCAGACTTACGAAGGCCTGCGGGCATGGACAGAGCAGCTGCCCAAAGCGTCTGGGCCCCCACAGCCTCCAGCCTTCTTTTCCTTCAGTCCTCCCACCggtcccagccccagcctggcccagaGCCCCCTGAAGTTGTTCCCCTCACAGGCCACCCAccagctgggggagggagagagctaTTCCATGCCAACCGCCTTCCCAGGTTTGGCACCCACTTCTCCACACCTTGAGGGCTCGGGGATACTGGATGCACCCGTGACCTCAACCAAGACCCGGAGCGGGGCCCCAGGTGGAACTGAAGGCCGCTGTGCTGTGTGTGGGGACAACGCGTCATGCCAGCATTATGGTGTCCGCACCTGCGAGGGCTGCAAGGGCTTCTTCAAG CGCACAGTGCAGAAAAACGCCAAGTACATCTGCCTGGCTAACAAGGACTGCCCTGTGGACAAGAGGCGGCGAAACCGCTGCCAGTTCTGCCGCTTCCAGAAGTGCCTGGCGGTGGGCATGGTGAAGGAAG TTGTCCGAACAGACAGCCTGAAGGGGCGGCGGGGCCGGCTACCTTCAAAACCCAAGCAGCCTCCAGATGCCTCCCCTGCCAATCTCCTCACTTCCCTGGTCCGTGCACACCTGGACTCAGGGCCCAGCACTGCCAAACTGGACTACTCCAAG TTTCAGGAGCTGGTGCTGCCCCGCTTTGGGAAGGAAGATGCTGGGGATGTACAGCAGTTCTACGACCTGCTCTCCGGTTCTCTGGAGGTCATCCGCAAGTGGGCGGAGAAGATCCCTGGCTTTGCTGAGCTGTCACCAGCTGACCAGGACCTGTTGCTGGAGTCAGCCTTCCTGGAGCTCTTCATCCTCCGCCTGGCATACAG GTCTAAGCCAGGAGAGGGCAAGCTCATCTTCTGCTCAGGCCTGGTGCTACACCGGCTGCAGTGTGCCCGTGGCTTCGGCGACTGGATTGACAGCATCCTGGCCTTCTCAAGGTCCCTGCACAGCTTGGTTGTCGATGTCCCTGCCTTCGCCTGCCTCTCTGCTCTTGTCCTCATCACCG ACCGGCATGGGCTGCAGGAGCCGCGGCGGGTGGAGGAGCTGCAGAACCGCATCGCCAGCTGCTTGAAGGAGCACGTGGCAGCTGTGGCGGGCGAGCCCCAGCCGGCCAGCTGCCTGTCACGTCTGTTGGGCAAACTGCCCGAGCTCCGGACCCTGTGCACCCAGGGCCTGCAGCGTATATTCTACCTCAAGTTGGAGGACTTGGTGCCCCCTCCACCCATCATCGACAAGATCTTCATGGACACGCTGCCCTTCTGA
- the ATG101 gene encoding autophagy-related protein 101, producing the protein MNCRSEVLEVSVEGRQVEEAMLAVLHTVLLHRSTGKFHYKKEGTYSIGTVGTQDVDCDFIDFTYVRVSSEELDRALRKVVGEFKDALRNSGGDGLGQMSLEFYQKKKSRWPFSDECIPWEVWTVKVHVVALATEQERQICREKVGEKLCEKIINIVEVMNRHEYLPKMPTQSEVDNVFDTGLRDVQPYLYKISFQITDALGTSVTTTMRRLIKDTLAL; encoded by the exons ATGAACTGTCGCTCGGAGGTGTTGGAGGTGTCGGTGGAGGGGCGACAGGTGGAGGAAGCCATGCTGGCTGTGCTGCACACGGTGCTCCTGCACCGCAGCACGGGCAAGTTCCACTACAAGAAGGAGGGCACCTACTCCATTGGCACCGTGGGCACCCAGGATGTTGACTGTGACTTCATCGACTTCACTTACGTGCGCGTCTCTTCTGAGGAACTGGATCGTGCCCTGCGCAAGGTTGTCGGGGAGTTCAAG GATGCGCTGCGCAACTCTGGTGGTGATGGGCTGGGGCAGATGTCCTTGGAGTTCTACCAGAAGAAGAAGTCTCGCTGGCCTTTCTCAGACGAGTGCATTCCATGGGAAGTGTGGACGGTCAAGGTACATGTGGTAGCCCTGGCCACGGAGCAGGAGCGGCAGATCTGCCGGGAGAAGGTGGGTGAGAAACTCTGCGAGAAGATCATCAACATCGTGGAGGTGATGAATCGGCATGAGTACTTGCCCAAGATGCCCACACAGTCGGAGGTGGATAACGTGTTTGACACAGGCTTGCGGGACGTGCAGCCCTACCTCTACAAGATCTCCTTCCAGATCACTGATGCCCTGGGCACCTCGGTCACCACCACTATGCGCAGGCTCATCAAAGACACCCTTGCCCTCTGA